tcagaggcaccttgtggagaaccaatgtttatcatgggagcattgggttcagaggttccaaggtgagggtctgaagtttcaaccagagggtgaggtgatctaaccgaggattggttagacactgattgttcgggttcagggtctggttgaatgggctcttgttggtcagggacagggtgagcttgttgaactaaggggtctgcctcttggataggattggccaagataggttcatctgggtcaactagacgttcaggtctagggccaggatatctcctagggcttggacaggtaaggtaatactcttccaaggcagacaccttctcttttctaacctccatgaattttctaattgattcagagttattggagggagaagaatcaacaacattgattgggaaggatacaggtgtaaaggctgttgaagagtctgtatccggggttctggcagcaggacgtgctgatgctctgggagcagagtgatcagacgttctgggttgtggttctgtttggttgggctctggttggtcatgaatgatgggttcagaagataatgggtcgtacagaatggtaaggagagaggttggatcttctgacctagaggttgggttctgaagcaaattccagagaggtgcttcggtaggagaaggttgaaagaaggaggatcgtggggaatgtggtggagaggtggtttgtgcggctggttgggattcaggaataggagtgaggggatttgaggagtgttgaagcaaggcagaaataggaagtgcatcaaataaattcaaatcatcatcagaagcaagtgcaggcttacttgaatgtgctgatgatcgagtcactctggcaggaggttcagtccttctgaccactgcagcagctggttccacccgagtaggcttcaccacgattctgaccttcttctgcttcttctttggaggaccatcctcactatcactatcatcaccatcatcaggctttctctttgtcttcttgaccagagggacatcagattcttcagaggattcttccagaaccatcttcctctgagctttcttcttgggaggagaaggaaactctggagctggcggcagtctgctgaagaaataatcaagatcaatctcgaatccttgagccctgaggtcttcaacatagcatctgatggcttcaggattgtctgcttgagtccacagtgggtagtcattcagaggcatccttcttcctctgatctcaaaagatgtgtcttcatgagcaggagcaatcttcttctggaccaaacccatcttcttcagagagttggcagtgaagacatcgctgacaattgtgctcaagtcctctgtgcaaccagcattgatcaggtcttgaatgaggccactctcaatgaagagatcagacagcagtctcccaaaggggatatacttgattgctgacttgattgaggcagtagtcctagacttccggatacactccttcaagtaggagaacaggaagtagggaaggcagatcttcctcttgtcttgaatgaaaaacagcatcgccttctggttgaagttgatgtaatctggggaactgcccttcggtctctgattgatgcagttgagcaggatcttgtgccagatcctgagtttggggtgaaggtccatcaccttgtaactcgtcttgcccggtttgaaggtggtgtacagggcctggttggttttgtctttggtgctgggtttcagcttcgactcagtgaattggaatcgaaacccataagcagtgtctgcacctagcagattcacgaatgacttctccgtgatgatgatcttcctgccaagaatatgagataccacttgagtatcatcgcagtcggcgtgcttccagaattccttgaccaacttctcatacaccggtccttgaagtcggttgaagtagtttccccaaccttgagcttggacttcaggacgaagatcaaacccatttgcagccaggttgtcgaggtcgaatctccattctgccaggacttggagttcctcaggagcaaatacgcagtgaacggcacagccccgttctgcaattggaacaatctgctcttgaacttgaacttgttcttgtgccgggttctcagagcccctttgacccgttgccaaaccaactaccatgtgagggaactgaggtgcatctgcagtagatcttctggtttgtctcaccattttgaagaggttgaaggtttgaggtagaagatgaagtttgaaggatgaagagagatcgagagagaaatcaagaaagaggcggttttgaaaagcagagagtgcgagagtgaaagccggaagtgaacgagaacgtgtgtgtatagtgggttttatcaaataaccgttgttgattcaaaaagcactttaagattaacggttgaaaattaaagatagatagtaacagtaaaatacacaatcacacacaggagataagcatatctacacgcaatcataacagactgtcacacgggcacaaggaattatgcatcagaaattctgacacacgtgttgttgtctcagcttcagagtcagtaccagtgggcacacacactctgattgagttaccttctggactagacatcttctgatcaagaagtatcatagtcagaggttctgatccatcttcactctggacaaaagtccatgtttagatttttcagaataaaattaaatctatcctctgctaagggctttgtaaagatatctgcccattgatggtcagtatcaacaaacttcagaagaagtacgcccttctgtacataatctctaataaagtgatactttacctcaatgtgctttgcccttgaatgcaagataggattcttactcaatgagattgcagcagtgttatcacaatagattgagatattgctctcaaggatctgataatcctccagctgatgtttcatccagagcatctgagtgctgcatattgctgctgagatatattctgcctctgcagttgatagtgcaatggttgattgcctcttgcttgcccatgagactagattgcttcccagaaattgacaatttccagaagtactttttctctctgttctatctccagcataatcagcatcacaataacctgaaagcttatactctgatgttttcttatacatcaagccaaggttagtggtgcctttcagataccttaggatcctcttaacagcagttaagtgggtttcccttggatctgattggaaacgagcacataagtgaacactaaataatatgtctggcctagatgcagttaagtatagaagtgaacctatcattccacgatagagcttctgacatactttaccacttttatcttctttctccaaaatgcatgtaggatgcattggagtcttggccactgtagattccagcatattgaacttcttcagaagttctttagtgtacttgctctgatggatatatgttccttctggtgtttgatcaacttgtattcccagaaagtactttaattctcccatcatactcatctcaaattcagcctgcatcatctcagaaaattctttgcatagagattgattagcagaaccaaatataatatcatcaacataaatttgcacaattaagatatcatctttataagtcttgcaaaaaagagttgtatctactttaccccttacaaactcattctccagaaggaatgagctaagtctctcataccatgctctgggagcttgcttcagaccgtagagtgatttcttcaatttgaacacatggtctggtttcttttcatcttcaaaacctgggggttgatgaacatagacttcctctgagatataaccatttaggaaggcactctttacgtccatctgatgtagaactatgttgtgatttactgagaaggagatcaacagtctgattgcctccagtcttgctaccggagcaaatgtttcagtgtagtctattccttcctgctggctgtagccttgagcaactagccttgccttgtttctgactacatctcctttctcatttagcttgtttctgaatacccatttcgttccaataacatggacattctcaggcttcttcactaagctccaaacatcgttcttggagaattgatttaattcttcttccatggccagaatccaatccttgtcctgaagagcttcatctatggacttgggttcaattaaggacaccaatcctttcagactcagcaaggtctcttcagagggtctgaaggcagatctggttctgactggttcgtctttgttgcccagaatcaattccttagggtgagctgcagtgattctgctcttcttcagagtttgtgagttagagggaccagcttcttcctctggttcatcttcctctggctcaacttcctctggagctttgcctttgtcagaaacattaatgcttaaatctgcaaacttttcaactagctttgactggtcagagtcaagcttatcatcaaatctaacatgaatagattcttcaatagtcttagcatcagtattataaaatctaaaacctttagatctatcagaataaccaagtaatagacacttagaagacttagcatcaaatttatgcaatctatccttagtattgagaacataacaaacacagccaaaaggatgaaaataagaaatgttgggttttatgttcttccacaattcataaggagtcttattcagaattggtctcacagagattctgttctgaatgtaacatgctgtatttattgcctctgcccaaaagtgcttagccatgccagtttcttggagcatggttctagccatctcctgaagagttctgttcttcctctcaacaacaccattttgttgaggagttctgggacaagagaaatcatgtgcaattccataggaatcaaacagactctcaaacttgtcattctcaaactctccaccgtggtcacttctgacacgcacaatcctacaagccttctcgttttgcacttgagcaatgaaggtagagaacacagcatgagactcatccttgcgggttagaaactttacccatgtccagcggctatagtcatcaacgataaccatcccatatctcttgccacctatagactcagttttcactggtccaaaaaggtctatatgcagaagttccaacggccttgaggttgagacaacattctttgccttgaaagggacttttgtgaatttgcctttctgacatgcttcacaaagagcgtctgaagcgaacttcagattgggtaagcccctgacaaggtttagcttgctcagctgagaaatctttctcatactggcatgccctaaccgtctatgccatacccactgctcttcattaacagacagaaggcacttcacattctgagcctccaactcagataatctgatcttataaatgttgttcttcctcttgctgttaaacagaacagagccatcgatctgacttacagcccggcaggacttttgattgaatataacatcataacccttgtcagctaattgacttatagacaataagttatgtgttaagccgtctaccaataaaacattatcaatgcatggactactatctacacaaatagtaccagtaccaacaattttacccttttcatttcctccgaagccaacttcgcctccaggcttaagtttcagctctcggaacatacgcttttctcccgtcatgtgacgcgagcatccactgtccagataccatgattggtgtttcagtggagctatcaaggatatctgcaacatagataatcttgtccttaggtacccactttctgggtcctcttttgttagttaccccagaggttctgatcaccttgggtgtctcaacataatattttaaaggaatatttgcatgatatttagtcatagagaaagatccctttttaagagggtttttagcaattttagcaggtacaggatcaggcaatatggtaccagagggaacaaagcattcatacaaggatttagctttagacacagaaggctcatttctaattggtttagaatagccaatgccatgcattccatttctgcttacgccatagatcattgaagccattaggcttctatccacgcttttagctaggaatctttgaaaagacttttcatacttagattcatttctacaatcagaggcatcataggcaacaatttcttctaacttcgcaatctggttcttaagcacagagttagaatttaccaaagcatgattttcatttttcaaatcagaaataattttctcatgttcagaaggagtcttggaaacagcagataagttctttttcaactttttatgcttagacaataaagagttatacttatccatgatatcagacaaagcatgtttcagttcagaggtagagaaagaggcaaatacctcattttcatcgtctgagttaggatctccttctgattctgagtcagagtcaacagcttcctttgactctgcttccttgtctttgacaattgccatgagtccttggacttcaccatcagagtcaacatcctctgactctgattcatcaaatgtcaccatcagactcttcttcgtcttgaagtgcttctttggcttcttgtctttcttcaactttggacaatcacttttgtagtgcccagattctttgcactcaaaacatgtgacttccttgattgaagacttcttctggcctgaggactcatactttccttttgcctttccagagcctttgaacttgctctgcctgtgcttccagatgcggttgagtctcttggagatcagagtcagctcatcttcatcagaatcttctgatgcttcttcagattcttcttcttcagcttgaagagcctttgacttctcaaccttagccttttcagatttggatttcaaggctatggactttttcctcagatcttgcatctctgagcgtttcagctcatggcatttcaaaatgctgatgagttcttctaaactcatattttcaacgtctctcgtgagctctattgaagtcaccaaaggcatccaactttcaggaagacacctgatgacccttatgacatgatcttttgttgtgtagctcttgttgagaggtcgtatgccagctacaagcaattgaaatctggagaacatttcttcaatggactcatttggctccatgatgaaggattcatacttttggatcaaagacaatgcctttgattctttgactttcttgtttccttcatgagacatcttcagagattcaaaaatgcctttagcaaactcatgatctgtaatcttctggtactcctcataggaaatagcacttagaagaattgctcttgctttgtgatgttgtgagtacagcttcttttgatctgcagtcatctctaaccttgggatcttcttgccgtctgcatcaactggacgctcatagccatccacaataatatcccagagatctgcattgaaacccagaaagaaactttccagtctatctttccaatattcgaacctttgaccatcgaacataggaggctttgcgttgtaaccatctctttgagtttcactggtggtggcagccattgtttttcacaccggcccggatcactgaacactgttaggtgtggtaatcagaacttgcgctctgataccaattgaaggtatgaaaaacggtagaaagggggggtttgaataacgttttcagaacaaaacttccaccttaaagattttgacaaatctttcgagaacttaagtgctaaagataagagatagaaaagcacacaaggattttatcctggttcacttgataaatcactcaagctactccagtccacccgttaaggtgatttcttccttcttagaatgaaggcaatccactaatcaggtaagagttacaactgcacttgaaacctacaagtgactaacaattacactgacttagctcacactaagattcactctcttagtcttctctaggatccgatcaaccttgatctcctaaaggaactaaacaaactgtttatcaaagaattgtttacaagagatttgcttctaaaaagctaattgtaaactcaatgaatttcagatgaaagaaggcttagaatattttgaatatgtcttgcgcgtgtgtatttctttctctagccgcttctttcaatcttcagcctctatatatactccaaggattagggttgaccgttgcatgggaaatgctaccgttggagggcagttctggaaaatccagcttctgctgtggctgagaacgttaggtaggtcgtcaggaaggtacacttgcttttgtacttggatagcgacttgaccttttaacctaggagacttctgatcaggggaatacttcatattggaacttgtgaagccggttgatcagagttagagggaaagcacagatcctctgaccattgtatcttctgattctgaactcagagggaagaacatggccttcagagtttcttgcttctggacatcagagtttccactattcagcttctggatcttcagagtcttctacaccatcagaacatctgaaccttcagtgtttcttggttatcagaacttctggatcttcagagcttctagcgactgagtccacatcagagtttgtatagcttcagaacttctgaagcttttccactgttcatactgaacatggtgaatgcgaaagcgttgcttgggttaccctttatacacagtgcttctgatttgtgtgagattgagttgaggtcagagcctgtaaatagcacactcagaaaaacacgttagagtaccacaattgttcatatcaaaaggttaacttgtaatcatcaaaacatagagttgtactactagatcaaaacttgatcttacacttcaagctaagtttttcacaccccgtgctttttgcttatgacaaaaagggggagtataacccagtttttaatgtgtaagctgtgtcagtgtgatttctttttcttttggagaatttaagagttccacctttatgaccatagatgtgtcactgggcaaatacaaggaatacattttcacttcctctgaagtgatactagttgactctgatacctttactttgctcatgactctgaatacttatgcgctttgattatttcattttatctATGTCATACATTCTTACTctaaactcttttattatttagctcagaatctagatattactaatattttcattaagtcctagattcagggggagctaagctcagaatcaagctatgacttggattcagaatgagcaacataaaccattcacctcaggataagtttatctctattctctaaactctgagtgaattcagtttattgtttaagaattgttcttcaaaatacttggttttgtcatcatcaaaaagggggagattgtaaggtcaagttttgatctagtagtacaactctatgttttgatgattacaagttaactattaagtatgaacaattatggtactctaacattgttttctgagtgttcaaatgacaggccaagactctggtcctatttcacatgattcagaagcacaatgctaaaagagtaacctctgcatcgctttcgcacgtactatgttcaatctgaacagtagatcaagcttcagaagatctgaagaatataaagctctgatatggattcagctcactagaagctctgaaggatcagaagctctgaaggatcagacgctctaaaggatcagaagctctgaaggatcagaagctctgaaagtccagaagctgagtagggaagattctgaagtctaggagtaagctggctctgaagaccaagtacttctcctctgagtctagaagcagaaggtacaaaggtcagaggatccaagcttccctctgactctgatcatcaagcttcacaagttccaagatgaagcatcactctaatcagaagtcaacaaggataaaggtcatgtcgctatccaaagtacaaaagcaattgtaccattcctgacgaccttacctaactgattcagccacagcagaacctggaaatcccagatctgccctccaacggtagcatctccatgcaacgttcaaaccctaatccttggagtatataaagaggctgaagattgaaagatgccgcctaagaaacttgttcacgcgGAAGCAATATTCTATTCATATATTCTCTTagaaatctttcttcaaatataactaagtgtgtttactattagctttctaagaagcatttatttgtaaacccaaaaaccttcaaacagttgtttgattttcctttaggagatcaaggttgatcggatcctagagaagactaagagagtgaatcttagtgatagctaagtcagtgtattgttagtcactttgcatatagcaagtgcagttgtaacaaaactctaattagtggattgccttcattctaagaaggaagaaatcaccttaacgggtgggctggattagcttgagggatttatcaagtgaaccagaataaaatcatttgtgtgctttccttatctcttatctcagcacttttatctttggtggttgaagagatttatttaaatctcaagtgggtcgagtattagttttaaaacgctattcaaacccccctttctattgtttttcataccttcatccgCCCCCGCCAAAGCCACCCGCGATTGTGTTTATTGTCCCAACTGGCAGCTAAAGGTCTTTATTAAAGGTTTCTTCcgcccccttcttccttgttgtcaGCGTTTTCTTTTTGTCAGCAGTTGGCGTACGTCGGCGGTCGTCTCGCCTGCGGTCATCCTGCTGACGGCCCCCTTTGTACCGGTTCCCTTGGTGTCGTTCTCCATTCCACCTATCGCCACGGTCGTTCATCTGCGATCGTCCCGCTCGAATGAGCCTCTCAATCTCGTTCTTCAGGGTAAAGCAATCTCCCGTGTGGTGGCCCGCCGAGcggtgatactcgcaccacttcgttTTATCCAACGCCGCTCGGGGCGGGTCGGCCTCTTTCTCGCCTTCCTCAACCGCGTAGGTTGCCTTGACCTCTCGAAGCAACTCCGTCAAATGTGCATTTAGACTCTTCCCTGACTCCTCTAGCCGGCGAGGGTCAGCTTGATGCCACGGTCTGCGGTGCTCAAAATTTTCTCTCTTGGGGTACAATGGCTCCTTCGCAGCCTTCTCTCCTGTCCTCACCTTCCTGTCTCGCCTTTTGCTGCCCTCTCCCCTCTCCTTATTCCGTTTCTCCTCCAGCGAAGTGTCCCCCTGTTCGccgtttttctctcttttcgcGCTACTTCGCTTGAAGGCATCATCTTCCTCGTCCAGAATGTACGTGTTTGCTCGCGTCCGGATCTCCGCCATGGCTCGAGCCAGCTTGCGGCTCAACTTGCTATTCAGCTTCCCCGGCTCCAACCTGTTCTTGAAGGCACGCGCACAGGCGTGCGGCTCTGATTCTGCGCTGAATCGTTTTACATACTGCTTCAGAGTCTCGCCCTCGGATTGGCGGACATTGTAGAGATCCTCAATTGTCACCTGCTTGGTTTTACTGGCGTAAAACTGGACAAGAGACTTTGATGAGAAGTCACGAAAATTAGTGATGGATCCTCGGGGTAGCGTGGTAAACCAGGCCATGGCTGTGCTGTTGAACGTAGCTGGAAACATCCTACACTTCACTGCGTCGGAAGCGGCACTGATCACAATTTTTGTATTGAAATATAGCAGGTGCTCTTTGGGATCACCTTTCTCGCTGTATGTCTCAAGGACaatattcttcatgttatcTGGTATAGCAACCTCCCTTAATGGCGCTGAGGACAGTTCGAATTCAGCCACGGCTTCCGCTTCGCGCTCCCCTTCATCCTGCTGCTCGGAACGATAATACTCTAGTTGTTCTTGTAAGTAATCGTTTCGTTGCCGTATATCATCAACACTACGGATCAAGCGCCTCCAGTCATGGCCAGAGATCGGTGCATGAGGTGCTTGAGTCTCCTCTCCC
This is a stretch of genomic DNA from Lotus japonicus ecotype B-129 chromosome 1, LjGifu_v1.2. It encodes these proteins:
- the LOC130730622 gene encoding uncharacterized protein LOC130730622 → MKNIVLETYSEKGDPKEHLLYFNTKIVISAASDAVKCRMFPATFNSTAMAWFTTLPRGSITNFRDFSSKSLVQFYASKTKQVTIEDLYNVRQSEGETLKQYVKRFSAESEPHACARAFKNRLEPGKLNSKLSRKLARAMAEIRTRANTYILDEEDDAFKRSSAKREKNGEQGDTSLEEKRNKERGEGSKRRDRKVRTGEKAAKEPLYPKRENFEHRRPWHQADPRRLEESGKSLNAHLTELLREVKATYAVEEGEKEADPPRAALDKTKWCEYHRSAGHHTGDCFTLKNEIERLIRAGRSQMNDRGDRWNGERHQGNRYKGGRQQDDRRRDDRRRTPTADKKKTLTTRKKGAEETFNKDL